From the genome of Lotus japonicus ecotype B-129 chromosome 6, LjGifu_v1.2, one region includes:
- the LOC130723513 gene encoding putative MO25-like protein At5g47540 isoform X1 translates to MKGLFKPKPRTPVEIVRQTRDLLLFFDRPPETRETKREEKQMSELCKNIRELKSILYGNSESEPVSEACAQLTQEFFQENVLPLLIKFLPKLNLEARKDATQVVANLQRQPVQSKLIASDFLEKNIDLLDILILGYENTDMALHYGAMLRECIRHQIVAQYVLNSPHMKKFFDYIQLPNFDIAADAAATFKELLTRHKSTVAAFLSTNYEWFFAEYNSKLLESTNYITRRQAVKLLGDMLLDRSNSAVMTRYVSSRDNMRILMNLLRESSKSIQLEAFHVFKLFAANQNKPADIVGILVANKSKILRLLDDFKIDKEDEQFEADKAQVMEEIAALELRE, encoded by the exons atgaagggtcTCTTCAAGCCCAAGCCACGCACTCCTGTTGAAATCGTGCGCCAGACCAGAgatcttctcctcttcttcgaTCGTCCTCCCGAAACCCGCGAAACCAAGCGCGAAGAAAAG CAAATGTCCGAGCTGTGTAAAAATATCAGGGAGCTAAAGTCAATCCTTTATGGAAATAGTGAATCTGAACCAGTTTCAGAAGCTTGTGCACAATTGACTCAGGAATTCTTCCAAGAGAACGTGCTCCCACTGCTTATCAAATTTCTTCCAAAATTGAATTTGGAG GCCAGAAAAGATGCCACTCAAGTGGTTGCAAATTTACAAAGGCAACCGGTTCAGTCTAAGTTGATTGCATCTGATTTCCTGGAGAAAAATATAGATCTTTTGGATATTTTGATACTTGG CTATGAAAACACAGATATGGCTTTACACTACGGCGCAATGCTGAGGGAGTGCATAAGACACCAGATTGTTGCACA ATATGTTCTGAACTCACCTCATATGAAGAAGTTTTTCGACTATATTCAACTTCCTAATTTCGACATAGCTGCAGATGCTGCAGCAACTTTTAAG gAACTCTTGACAAGACATAAATCCACTGTAGCTGCATTCCTTTCTACTAATTATGAATGG TTTTTTGCAGAATATAACTCTAAGCTGTTGGAGTCTACCAATTATATTACCAGGCGCCAAGCTGTCAAG TTGTTGGGAGATATGTTACTTGATCGTTCAAATTCAGCTGTAATGACTCGATATGTGAGCTCAAGAGACAACATGAGGATTTTGATGAATCTTCTACGA GAGTCCAGCAAGAGCATACAGCTAGAAGCATTTCATGTTTTCAAG CTATTTGCTGCTAACCAAAATAAACCAGCTGATATTGTGGGCATACTCGTTGCAAACAAAAGCAAGATTCTGAGACTTTTGGACGATTTCAAAATCGATAAAG AGGATGAACAGTTTGAAGCTGATAAAGCTCAAGTGATGGAGGAAATTGCTGCTCTTGAACTTAGGGAATAA
- the LOC130723513 gene encoding putative MO25-like protein At5g47540 isoform X2, which translates to MKGLFKPKPRTPVEIVRQTRDLLLFFDRPPETRETKREEKQMSELCKNIRELKSILYGNSESEPVSEACAQLTQEFFQENVLPLLIKFLPKLNLEARKDATQVVANLQRQPVQSKLIASDFLEKNIDLLDILILGYENTDMALHYGAMLRECIRHQIVAQYVLNSPHMKKFFDYIQLPNFDIAADAAATFKELLTRHKSTVAAFLSTNYEWFFAEYNSKLLESTNYITRRQAVKLLGDMLLDRSNSAVMTRYVSSRDNMRILMNLLRESSKSIQLEAFHVFKLFAANQNKPADIVGILVANKSKILRLLDDFKIDKEDEQFEAD; encoded by the exons atgaagggtcTCTTCAAGCCCAAGCCACGCACTCCTGTTGAAATCGTGCGCCAGACCAGAgatcttctcctcttcttcgaTCGTCCTCCCGAAACCCGCGAAACCAAGCGCGAAGAAAAG CAAATGTCCGAGCTGTGTAAAAATATCAGGGAGCTAAAGTCAATCCTTTATGGAAATAGTGAATCTGAACCAGTTTCAGAAGCTTGTGCACAATTGACTCAGGAATTCTTCCAAGAGAACGTGCTCCCACTGCTTATCAAATTTCTTCCAAAATTGAATTTGGAG GCCAGAAAAGATGCCACTCAAGTGGTTGCAAATTTACAAAGGCAACCGGTTCAGTCTAAGTTGATTGCATCTGATTTCCTGGAGAAAAATATAGATCTTTTGGATATTTTGATACTTGG CTATGAAAACACAGATATGGCTTTACACTACGGCGCAATGCTGAGGGAGTGCATAAGACACCAGATTGTTGCACA ATATGTTCTGAACTCACCTCATATGAAGAAGTTTTTCGACTATATTCAACTTCCTAATTTCGACATAGCTGCAGATGCTGCAGCAACTTTTAAG gAACTCTTGACAAGACATAAATCCACTGTAGCTGCATTCCTTTCTACTAATTATGAATGG TTTTTTGCAGAATATAACTCTAAGCTGTTGGAGTCTACCAATTATATTACCAGGCGCCAAGCTGTCAAG TTGTTGGGAGATATGTTACTTGATCGTTCAAATTCAGCTGTAATGACTCGATATGTGAGCTCAAGAGACAACATGAGGATTTTGATGAATCTTCTACGA GAGTCCAGCAAGAGCATACAGCTAGAAGCATTTCATGTTTTCAAG CTATTTGCTGCTAACCAAAATAAACCAGCTGATATTGTGGGCATACTCGTTGCAAACAAAAGCAAGATTCTGAGACTTTTGGACGATTTCAAAATCGATAAAG AGGATGAACAGTTTGAAGCTGACTAA
- the LOC130726320 gene encoding inositol-phosphate phosphatase-like encodes MAVDEESKKAFLASAIDAAQKAGELIRKGFYQTKHVEHKGVVDLVTETDKACEELIFTQLKQQYPTHKFIGEETTAAFGTTELTDDPTWIVDPLDGTTNFVHGFPFVCVSIGLTIGKTPEVGVVYNPIMNELFTGVRGQGAFLNGNPIKVSSQTELMSSLLATEAGTKRDKITLDASTDRINSLLFKVRSLRMSGSCALNLCGIACGRLDVFFEVGFGGPWDVAGGAVIVREAGGVVFDPSGADFDITAQRVAASNPFVKDAFVDALRDMV; translated from the exons ATGGCGGTTGACGAAG AATCAAAAAAGGCATTCCTCGCATCTGCCATCGACGCTGCTCAGAAAGCTGGTGAG CTTATTCGAAAAGGGTTCTACCAGACAAAACACGTTGAGCACAAAGGAGTG GTTGATTTGGTCACTGAAACTGATAAAGCATGTGAAGAACTCATCTTTACTCAGCTCAAGCAGCAATACCCGACTCACAAG TTCATTGGGGAGGAAACTACAGCTGCTTTTGGCACTACAGAACTTACAGATGATCCCACATGGATTGTTGATCCCCTGGATGGAACTACTAACTTTGTGCATGG GTTCCCCTTTGTTTGTGTCTCCATTGGTCTTACAATTGGAAAAACTCCTGAAGTTGGTGTTGTGTACAATCCGATAATGAATGAG CTGTTCACTGGTGTCCGTGGACAAGGTGCCTTTTTGAATGGGAACCCTATAAAAG TATCATCACAGACTGAACTAATGAGCTCTCTTCTTGCAACTGAG GCTGGAACTAAGCGTGACAAGATAACTCTAGATGCGTCAACCGATAGGATCAATAGCTTGCTTTTCAAG GTGAGATCTCTTCGAATGAGTGGCTCCTGTGCTCTGAATCTTTGCGGAATTGCATGTGGAAGGCTAGATGTATTCtttgaagttggctttggtggcccATG GGATGTAGCAGGTGGTGCTGTCATTGTTAGAGAAGCTGGAGGTGTTGTATTTGATCC GTCTGGTGCAGATTTTGACATAACAGCTCAGAGAGTAGCTGCTTCAAACCCCTTCGTGAAGGATGCATTTGTTGATGCCCTTCGCGACATGGTGTGA
- the LOC130726319 gene encoding cytochrome b561 and DOMON domain-containing protein At4g17280-like, with product MGENLMMARFVLAISVLCSVFLTSSAQTCNSQTFTNNKQFTSCRDLPHLTSYLHWTFDQATGKLDIAFRHTGITSTDKWVSWAINPSSNLNSAMVGAQALVAIPQSSGSPKVYTTSIANYDPNMAEGNISYPHTGLSATYSNSELTIYATLTLPSGTTSLVHLWQDGAVSGSTLQAHARGTANLQAKESLDLASGTTQAGSSGNSVRRRRNVHGVLNTVSWGILMPLGAVIARYLKVFKSADPAWFYLHVTCQTAAYIVGVAGWGTGLKLGSDSAGIEYSTHRALGITLFCLGTLQVFALLLRPNKDHKIRFYWNLYHWGIGYATIIISIVNIFKGFDAMEKSVGDRYDDWKNAYIGIIAALGGIAVLLEVYTWIIVLKRRKSENKMAHGANGVNGYGSRPQQV from the exons ATGGGTGAGAATTTGATGATGGCAAGGTTTGTGTTAGCCATCTCTGTTTTATGCTCTGTTTTTCTAACATCCTCTGCTCAAACATGCAACTCACAAACCTTCACCAACAACAAGCAATTCACATCGTGTCGTGATCTTCCTCACCTTACCTCGTACCTTCACTGGACGTTTGACCAAGCCACCGGAAAGCTTGACATAGCTTTCCGCCACACCGGAATCACCTCCACGGACAAGTGGGTCTCGTGGGCTATCAATCCGAGCAGTAATCTGAATTCAGCTATGGTGGGAGCTCAGGCTCTGGTGGCGATTCCGCAATCCAGTGGTTCTCCGAAAGTCTACACTACCTCCATCGCCAACTACGACCCCAATATGGCAGAGGGGAATATCAGTTACCCTCACACGGGGTTGTCGGCGACGTATTCGAACAGTGAATTGACGATTTATGCAACGCTCACTCTTCCTTCTGGAACAACCTCTTTGGTTCATCTCTGGCAAGATGGGGCTGTATCTGGGTCTACCCTTCAGGCCCATGCCCGGGGGACTGCGAATCTCCAAGCCAAAGAGAGCTTGGATCTTGCTTCTGGCACCACTCAAGCTGGATCAAGTGGAAATTCAGTCAGAAGAAGGAGAAAT gtTCATGGAGTGCTGAATACTGTGAGCTGGGGGATCTTGATGCCCTTGGGTGCTGTAATTGCGAGGTACTTGAAGGTGTTCAAATCTGCAGACCCTGCTTGGTTTTACCTTCATGTTACTTGCCAAACTGCTGCATACATAGTTGGTGTTGCTGGATGGGGAACTGGTCTTAAACTTGGTAGTGACTCAGCTGGAATTGAGTATTCAACCCACAGAGCACTTGGGATCACCctcttttgccttggaacccttCAG GTATTTGCTCTGCTTTTGAGGCCTAACAAGGATCACAAGATCAGATTCTACTGGAACCTTTACCATTGGGGGATCGGATACGCCACCATAATCATCAGTATTGTGAACATCTTTAAAGGGTTTGATGCAATGGAGAAATCTGTAGGGGATCGCTACGATGACTGGAAGAACGCCTATATCGGGATTATTGCAGCTTTGGGTGGCATTGCTGTGCTTTTGGAAGTTTATACATGGATCATTGTGTTGAAGAGGAGGAAATCAGAGAACAAGATGGCACATGGAGCAAATGGGGTCAATGGTTATGGTTCTAGGCCACAGCAGGTGTAG
- the LOC130726383 gene encoding cysteine proteinase inhibitor 1-like, whose amino-acid sequence MRFDRVLIVSLLILSAVSGFSAALRQKGAFVGGYTPIKDLNDPHVKEIANFAVSEYDKQSGAKLRLVKVVSGDSQVVAGTNYRLVIAAKGGSRSAAASNYEALVYERSWEHFRNLTSFKPVH is encoded by the coding sequence ATGAGATTCGATCGCGTTCTCATCGTTTCCCTTCTCATCCTCTCCGCCGTGTCGGGTTTCTCCGCCGCTCTCCGGCAGAAGGGAGCTTTTGTCGGTGGCTATACCCCTATCAAGGACCTCAACGACCCTCACGTTAAGGAGATCGCCAATTTCGCGGTGTCCGAGTATGATAAGCAATCAGGGGCGAAGCTGAGGCTGGTTAAGGTCGTTAGCGGCGATTCTCAGGTGGTGGCTGGAACCAATTACCGCCTTGTGATTGCGGCGAAGGGTGGATCCCGATCCGCTGCCGCCAGCAATTACGAAGCCCTTGTATATGAAAGGTCATGGGAGCATTTCAGGAATCTTACTTCCTTTAAGCCTGTTCATTGA